Proteins from one Mercurialis annua linkage group LG7, ddMerAnnu1.2, whole genome shotgun sequence genomic window:
- the LOC126654797 gene encoding non-specific lipid transfer protein GPI-anchored 1: MGRQVMILCSVLVMFLMNGCSVFGETIAEECSSELQKVMPCLSYATGKTNTPTKECCGATKEMKESDPKCLCYMMQQTHNGSEQIRSLGIQEGRLLQLPSACQLQNASVSFCPKLLGIPPNSPDAAIFTNVTSTTAPAASTGTSAPDKSANDSAGTKHRPFLPSPLAVAIPVFIYIFTAGSTSMF; this comes from the exons ATGGGGCGTCAAGTTATGATATTATGTAGTGTTTTGGTGATGTTTTTGATGAACGGTTGTTCCGTTTTTGGTGAGACTATAGCTGAGGAGTGTAGTAGTGAGTTGCAGAAGGTGATGCCTTGTCTGAGCTATGCCACCGGAAAAACGAATACTCCGACGAAGGAGTGTTGTGGTGCGACGAAGGAGATGAAGGAGAGTGATCCGAAGTGTTTGTGTTATATGATGCAGCAGACACATAATGGGAGTGAGCAGATTAGGAGCTTGGGGATTCAAGAGGGTAGATTGCTTCAGCTTCCTTCTGCTTGTCAGCTGCAAAATGCTAGTGTTAGTTTTTGCCCTA AGCTCCTAGGGATACCTCCCAACTCACCAGATGCTGCAATTTTCACAAATGTAACATCAACAACAGCTCCAGCTGCCAGTACAGGAACATCAGCACCGGATAAATCGGCTAATGACTCCGCTGGTACTAAGCATCGGCCATTCTTACCGAGTCCTTTGGCGGTTGCTATTCCCGTCTTTATCTACATTTTCACTGCTGGATCTACCTCTATGTTCTAA
- the LOC126657658 gene encoding probable methyltransferase At1g27930 produces the protein MKTRNSQPQKSWILIVSILGLVIAGLILSTFIRSGTSDMAFLCSLASSKARATAEYAETPIQLQAILHYATSPITPQQSHGEISVTFDVLKAHLGSCNFLVFGLGHDSLMWNSFNPHGTTIFLEEDPKWIQTVLKTSPTLNAHAVQYRTQLQEADKLLAGYRSEPSCLPSKAYIRGNYDCKLALTGLPDEVYEKEWDLIMIDAPRGYFAEAPGRMAAIFSAAVMARARKGSGVTHVFLHDVDRKVEKVYAEEFLCRKYLVKSVGRLWHFELPPAAANNSDESFC, from the coding sequence ATGAAAACCCGTAATTCTCAGCCACAAAAATCATGGATTCTTATCGTTTCAATCCTCGGCCTAGTAATCGCCGGTCTAATCTTATCAACTTTTATCCGATCAGGAACCTCCGACATGGCATTTCTCTGCTCATTAGCCAGCTCAAAAGCTCGCGCCACGGCGGAATACGCCGAGACTCCGATCCAACTGCAAGCAATACTCCACTACGCTACTTCACCGATAACGCCGCAGCAATCTCACGGCGAAATCTCCGTCACCTTTGACGTGTTAAAAGCCCATTTAGGTTCCTGTAATTTCTTGGTTTTCGGTTTAGGTCACGATTCTTTAATGTGGAACTCTTTTAATCCACACGGCACCACCATTTTTCTTGAAGAAGATCCGAAGTGGATCCAAACTGTTCTTAAAACGTCCCCTACACTAAACGCTCACGCCGTTCAGTACCGGACTCAGCTGCAAGAAGCTGATAAATTACTCGCCGGTTACCGGAGTGAGCCGTCTTGTTTGCCGAGTAAAGCTTATATACGAGGAAACTACGACTGTAAACTCGCGTTGACTGGCTTACCTGACGAGGTTTATGAGAAAGAGTGGGATCTGATCATGATCGATGCGCCGCGTGGATACTTCGCCGAGGCTCCTGGGAGAATGGCGGCGATTTTCTCGGCGGCGGTTATGGCCAGAGCGAGGAAGGGATCCGGTGTTACGCATGTATTTTTGCATGATGTGGATAGGAAAGTTGAGAAGGTTTATGCGGAGGAGTTTTTGTGTCGGAAATATTTGGTTAAGAGCGTCGGTCGGTTGTGGCATTTTGAGCTGCCTCCGGCGGCTGCTAATAACTCCGATGAGTCGTTTTGCTAA